The Anomalospiza imberbis isolate Cuckoo-Finch-1a 21T00152 chromosome 7, ASM3175350v1, whole genome shotgun sequence genome has a window encoding:
- the TNFAIP6 gene encoding tumor necrosis factor-inducible gene 6 protein encodes MIALLLFCALLCGQAGAWGFRDGVLHNSIWLERAAGVYHREARSGKYRLTFAEARAVCEYEGGRLATLQQLEAARKIGFHVCAAGWMAKGRVGYPIVKAGANCGFGKTGIVDYGIRLNRSERWDAYCYNPNGKECGGVFTDSKHVFKSPGYPKEYENEQVCYWHIRVSYGQRIHLQFLEFDVEEDTACLADFLEVYDSYDDVNGFVGRFCGDELPDDIISTGNVMTLKFLTDASVTAGGFQIRYSVLEPPQARNASGQGRSGFLSGKFGIL; translated from the exons ATGATCGCACTGCTCCTcttctgtgccctgctgtgcggccaggctggagcctggGGCTTCAGGGATGGAGTGCTGCACAACTCCATCTGGTTAG AGCGGGCAGCCGGCGTGTACCACCGCGAGGCGCGCTCCGGCAAGTACCGGCTGACCTTCGCCGAGGCCCGGGCCGTGTGCGAGTACGAGGGAGGACGCCTGGCCacgctgcagcagctggaggcagctcgGAAAATAG GTTTCCACgtgtgtgctgctggctggatgGCCAAGGGCAGAGTTGGGTATCCCATAGTAAAAGCTGGAGCCAACTGTGGCTTTGGCAAGACTGGAATTGTTGATTATGGAATTCGCCTCAACAGGAGCGAGAGGTGGGACGCCTACTGCTACAACCCCAACG GAAAAGAGTGTGGTGGCGTCTTCACGGACTCCAAACACGTTTTCAAGTCCCCAGGCTACCCCAAGGAGTACGAGAACGAGCAGGTTTGCTACTGGCACATCCGCGTCAGCTACGGGCAGAGGATCCACCTGCAGTTCCTGGAGTTCGACGTGGAAGAGGACACGGCCTGCCTGGCTGACTTCCTGGAGGTCTACGACAGCTACGACGACGTCAACGGGTTCGTGGGCAG gttttgtgGAGATGAGTTGCCAGATGACATCATTAGCACAG GGAATGTGATGACGCTGAAGTTCCTGACGGACGCCTCGGTGACCGCGGGGGGCTTCCAGATCCGCTACTCCGTCCTGGAGCCGCCCCAGGCCAGGAACGCCtccgggcagggcaggagcggcTTCTTGTCCGGCAAATTCGGGATTCTGTGA